In one Bacteroidota bacterium genomic region, the following are encoded:
- a CDS encoding YigZ family protein, giving the protein MAKYKTLKYRSEGEYKEKGSKFYGYAQFVSSEKNAKEFLEQIRNEHHKARHLCYAYKIGIDKDNAIIRTNDDGEPSNTAGMPILNYIKKYDLSFVVIAVVRYFGGVLLGKGGLINAYGTAAEEAIKNGKIIKGVERENLNIDLNFSDFSKVMDILKEKKYKIINQKFDKKCHIKIELPKDDINELKIRLKNFSIDKITV; this is encoded by the coding sequence ATGGCAAAATACAAAACTCTTAAATATCGTTCAGAAGGAGAATACAAAGAAAAGGGTAGTAAATTCTACGGCTATGCTCAATTTGTTTCATCAGAAAAAAATGCAAAAGAATTTCTTGAACAAATTAGAAATGAACATCATAAAGCACGACATCTTTGCTATGCTTACAAAATTGGTATTGATAAAGATAATGCAATCATCAGAACAAATGATGATGGAGAACCATCAAATACAGCAGGTATGCCAATACTTAATTACATAAAAAAATACGACCTATCCTTTGTTGTAATTGCTGTTGTAAGATATTTTGGAGGAGTTTTATTAGGTAAAGGAGGACTTATAAATGCTTATGGCACAGCCGCAGAAGAAGCAATTAAAAATGGGAAAATCATTAAAGGTGTTGAACGTGAAAACTTAAACATTGACCTTAATTTTTCTGATTTCTCAAAGGTTATGGATATTTTAAAAGAGAAAAAATATAAAATTATAAATCAAAAATTTGACAAAAAATGCCATATAAAAATTGAATTACCTAAAGACGAT